Proteins found in one Mycoplasma sp. 1578d genomic segment:
- the alaS gene encoding alanine--tRNA ligase, whose translation MKTSEIRDRWLKFFESKGHFIVPSKSLVPEKDPSLLWINSGVATLKDYFSGKKIPPSKRLTNSQKAIRTNDIENVGITARHHTFFEMLGNFSIGDYFKKEAIAFAVEFLVNDLKLDRDKLYFTYYYEDLETKNEWMSHGFSEDRLIPGDKSTNFWEVGSGPCGPNTEIFYDRGEKYDSRGIELLQKDIENDRYIEIWNIVFSTYNSDGEGNYTELNQKNIDTGAGLERIASILQDTPTNFDTDLFLPIIHEIEKYTPYKYQVDNYFINDSQQSTINTYFKVIADHMRTVVNAINDGAKPSNVGRGYILRRLIRRSVHKAMQLKVEQNIFLYKLVAVIASTLPYEYNIPHIEKVILEEEILFSKTIESGRELLEQYINHDQSLFSGEIAFRLFETYGFPIELTTEILAEQNIQVDMNGYNRAKEQHSEVSKGSKIAGMDKVINSLSLIDQKLDKFIGYDFEEGSTKVLKILTSEHELSENEGISYLILEQTPFYATSGGQKHDRGYIIQGKNRLEILNVFKDKFNNHIHKVQGKVNLKDPVQCFVDKQIRLGLKRNHSGTHLLFCALRTILGPHIEQLSSDNNELRLTFDFPADQKPSKETIAQIENLVKDYIKRDAKRNYLQTTTEKAKQMGAIMTLEEAEYMDPKNIRIVEFEGITADLCGGTHLEHSGMLETFKIVSVEKKAAGIFRIRAISSFKIVNEYLNEQVELLTEQFDKIIVKNEALDPNYQAKSCVENDLEKQIQCLEQAIEQAKEDNKTLSKKQAQNSNSLNLENLQSTQVNGKEVYVLELPTSSLKTSVSTIREAHTQALVIGYDQSNMLCVGSKTLNANQIAQQLFKFFQGKGGGNNLLAMGKCILTVSKEIILEQLTKISWEN comes from the coding sequence AAATTAGAGATAGATGATTAAAGTTTTTTGAATCAAAAGGGCACTTTATTGTTCCTTCAAAAAGCTTAGTTCCCGAAAAAGACCCATCATTGCTTTGGATAAATAGTGGAGTAGCCACTTTAAAGGATTATTTTTCAGGTAAAAAAATTCCCCCTTCAAAAAGATTAACTAACTCGCAAAAAGCGATCCGTACAAATGATATTGAAAATGTTGGAATCACCGCCCGTCATCATACCTTTTTTGAGATGTTAGGAAATTTTTCAATTGGAGATTACTTTAAAAAAGAAGCCATTGCTTTTGCAGTTGAATTTTTAGTTAATGATCTTAAATTAGATCGAGACAAACTTTATTTTACTTACTATTATGAGGATTTAGAAACTAAAAACGAGTGAATGTCACATGGATTTAGTGAAGATCGTTTAATTCCAGGAGATAAATCAACTAACTTTTGAGAAGTAGGTTCAGGTCCTTGTGGTCCAAACACAGAAATTTTCTATGATCGTGGTGAAAAATATGATTCGCGCGGAATTGAATTACTTCAAAAAGATATCGAGAATGACCGTTATATTGAAATTTGAAACATTGTTTTTTCAACTTATAACTCTGATGGTGAAGGCAATTACACTGAATTAAATCAAAAAAATATTGATACTGGTGCTGGACTTGAGCGGATTGCTTCGATTTTACAAGATACACCAACTAATTTTGATACTGATTTATTTTTACCAATTATTCACGAAATTGAAAAATATACTCCATATAAATATCAAGTTGATAATTACTTTATCAATGACTCACAACAAAGCACTATTAATACTTATTTTAAAGTAATTGCAGACCATATGCGAACTGTAGTTAATGCCATTAATGATGGAGCTAAACCTTCAAATGTCGGACGTGGATATATTTTAAGACGTTTAATTCGTCGTTCAGTGCACAAAGCAATGCAACTTAAAGTTGAACAAAACATCTTTTTATATAAATTAGTTGCTGTGATTGCAAGCACTCTGCCATATGAATATAATATTCCGCATATTGAAAAGGTCATTCTAGAAGAAGAGATCTTATTTTCAAAAACTATTGAAAGCGGAAGAGAATTACTTGAACAATATATTAATCACGATCAAAGCTTATTTTCGGGAGAAATTGCTTTTAGATTGTTTGAGACATATGGTTTTCCAATTGAACTAACCACTGAAATTTTGGCTGAGCAAAATATTCAAGTAGATATGAATGGATATAACCGAGCTAAAGAACAACATTCAGAAGTCTCGAAAGGGTCAAAAATTGCTGGAATGGATAAAGTAATTAATTCACTTTCTCTCATTGATCAAAAACTTGATAAATTCATTGGTTATGATTTTGAAGAAGGAAGTACCAAAGTTCTTAAAATTCTTACCAGCGAACATGAATTATCAGAAAATGAAGGAATTAGTTACTTAATTTTAGAACAAACACCTTTTTATGCAACTAGTGGTGGACAAAAACACGATCGAGGATACATTATTCAAGGGAAGAATAGACTTGAAATTTTAAATGTCTTTAAAGATAAATTCAATAATCATATTCATAAAGTACAAGGAAAAGTAAATCTCAAAGATCCTGTTCAATGTTTTGTTGACAAACAAATTCGTTTAGGGTTAAAAAGAAACCACTCAGGAACACACTTATTATTTTGTGCTTTAAGAACTATTTTAGGTCCACATATTGAGCAATTAAGTAGTGATAATAATGAATTAAGATTAACATTTGACTTTCCTGCCGATCAAAAACCAAGTAAAGAAACCATTGCACAGATTGAAAATTTAGTTAAAGATTACATTAAACGCGATGCCAAACGTAATTATTTACAAACCACTACCGAAAAAGCTAAACAAATGGGTGCAATTATGACTCTTGAAGAAGCTGAATATATGGATCCAAAAAATATTCGAATTGTTGAATTTGAAGGAATAACTGCCGATTTATGTGGAGGAACACACTTAGAGCATTCAGGAATGCTTGAAACTTTTAAAATTGTGTCAGTAGAGAAAAAAGCAGCTGGAATTTTCCGGATTCGTGCTATCTCATCGTTTAAAATTGTTAATGAATATCTCAATGAACAAGTTGAATTATTAACTGAACAATTTGACAAAATTATTGTTAAAAATGAAGCCTTAGACCCAAATTATCAAGCAAAAAGTTGTGTTGAAAATGATTTAGAAAAACAAATTCAATGTCTAGAACAAGCAATTGAACAAGCTAAAGAAGATAATAAGACATTATCAAAAAAACAAGCACAAAATTCTAATTCACTTAATTTAGAAAATCTCCAAAGTACACAAGTTAACGGTAAAGAAGTATATGTTTTAGAATTACCCACCAGTTCATTAAAAACTTCTGTTTCAACTATTAGAGAAGCTCACACACAAGCTTTAGTCATTGGATATGACCAAAGTAATATGCTTTGTGTTGGTTCAAAAACACTTAATGCAAATCAAATAGCTCAACAACTCTTCAAGTTTTTTCAAGGAAAAGGTGGAGGAAATAATTTACTTGCAATGGGTAAATGTATCTTAACAGTTTCTAAAGAAATAATTCTCGAACAATTAACCAAAATATCATGAGAAAACTAG